The following proteins come from a genomic window of Mauremys mutica isolate MM-2020 ecotype Southern chromosome 7, ASM2049712v1, whole genome shotgun sequence:
- the RNASEH2C gene encoding ribonuclease H2 subunit C, which produces MIGGRGFTQAGNYHAHHAPGAGLPLPSCTGGEACLLRRVLASGLQPPACTGIAVRCAGILVPVLRAGRSERAAGGEKPAEGDAPSAKRPRDPTHYGPIPGSVLPTWGGGFLTRPQLSSACLWSKMSERSSPIRLDLSSLRGAPQDVLHLLPCEVEHNGSAPVDRYFTPAIRQGLQEKSVSFRGRSLKGQEVMVPQGYVGLVLKEDQRPCTEEEERTLRLKSTFGTLTVWNLEQAPSADDGLLLALSWPRIAEAIHAPVSRKEQ; this is translated from the exons ATGATCGGAGGGAGGGGTTTCACTCAGGCTGGAAACTACCATGCCCATCATGCACCAGGGGCGGGACTGCCACTCCCATCATGCACCGGGGGCGAGGCTTGCCTCCTGCGGCGTGTGCTGGCCTCAGGACTACAGCCCCCAGCATGCACCGGGATTGCGGTGCGGTGTGCAGGGATTCTCGTCCCCGTGCTGCGCGCGGGACGCTCggagagggcggcaggcggggagAAGCCGGCGGAAGGGGACGCGCCTAGCGCGAAGCGGCCCCGAGACCCCACTCACTACGGCCCCATCCCCGGCAGCGTCCTGCCCACGTGGGGAGGCGGATTCCTGACAAG GCCCCAGCTCAGCAGTGCCTGCCTCTGGAGCAAGATGTCTGAGAGAAGCAGCCCCATTCGGCTGGACCTGAGCTCCCTGCGGGGGGCGCCCCAAGATGTCCTGCACCTGCTGCCCTGCGAGGTGGAGCACAACGGCAGTGCCCCAGTGGACAGATACTTCACCCCGGCCATCCGCCAGGGCTTGCAGG AGAAATCTGTATCCTTCCGTGGCAGGAGCCTCAAGGGGCAGGAGGTGATGGTGCCCCAAGGTTATGTGGGGCTGGTTCTGAAGGAGGATCAAAGGCCTTGCAcagaggaggag GAGCGGACCCTGCGGCTGAAATCAACTTTTGGGACGCTGACAGTTTGGAACCTGGAGCAGGCTCCAAGTGCGGATGATGGGCTGCTCCTGGCTCTGAGCTGGCCAAGGATTGCAGAGGCC ATCCATGCACCAGTGTCGAGGAAGGAACAGTGA
- the KAT5 gene encoding histone acetyltransferase KAT5 isoform X2: MLSGPEVTMTDRKDPTRSRKCPGAGNGREGHAPRRASKMAEVGEVTEGCRLPVLRRNQDNEDEWPLAEILSVKDISGRKLFYVHYIDFNKRLDEWVTHDRLDLKKIQFPKKEAKTPTKNGLPGSRPGSPEREVRKTLDLSLQPASTPASGKTLPIPVQITLRFNLPKEREAVPGEPDQPLSSSSCVQPNHRTTKRKVEVVSPATPVPASTETTQASVFPQNGSARRAVAAQPGRKRKSNCLGTDEDSQDSSDGIPSAPRMTGSLVSDRSHDDIITRMKNIECIELGRHRLKPWYFSPYPQELTTLPVLYLCEFCLKYVKSLKCLQRHLTKCDLRHPPGNEIYRKGTISFFEIDGRKNKSYSQNLCLLAKCFLDHKTLYYDTDPFLFYVMTEYDCKGFHIVGYFSKEKESTEDYNVACILTLPPYQRRGYGKLLIEFSYELSKVEGKTGTPEKPLSDLGLLSYRSYWSQTILEILMNLKSETGERPQITINEISEITSIKKEDVISTLQYLNLINYYKGQYILTLSEDIVDGHERAMLKRILRIDSKCLHFTPKDWSKRGKW, encoded by the exons ATGTTGAGTGGGCCGGAAGTAACTATGACAGACCGGAAGGACCCTACGCGATCCCGGAAGTGTCCCGGCGCGGGGAACGGAAGAGAAGGCCACGCTCCCCGGCGAGCATCCAAGATGGCGGAGGTG GGGGAGGTGACCGAGGGCTGCCGCCTGCCCGTGTTGCGTCGCAACCAGGACAACGAAGATGAATGGC ccctggctgAAATCCTCAGTGTTAAGGACATCAGTGGCCGGAAGCTTTTTTACGTGCATTACATTGATT TTAACAAGCGTCTGGACGAATGGGTGACCCATGACCGGCTGGACCTGAAGAAGATCCAGTTCCCCAAGAAGGAAGCCAAGACTCCCACCAAGAATGGgctgcctggctcccggcccgGCTCCCCAGAGCGGGAAGTG AGGAAGACCTTGGATCTGTCTCTACAACCTGCCTCAACTCCAGCCAGCGGTAAAACCCTGCCCATCCCAGTGCAGATAACGCTCCGCTTTAATCTACCCAAGGAGAGGGAGGCTGTTCCCGGGGAGCCCGACCAacccctctcctccagctcctgtgTCCAGCCGAACCATCGGACAACG AAGCGGAAGGTGGAGGTGGTTTCCCCAGCAACCCCCGTCCCTGCTTCCACAGAGACCACTCAAGCCTCTGTGTTCCCCCAG AACGGCTCAGCCAGGAGAGCCGTGGCTGCCCAGCCTGGCAGGAAGAGGAAATCCAACTGCTTGGGCACAGATGAG GACTCTCAGGACAGCTCTGACGGCATCCCCTCAGCCCCGCGCATGACGGGCAGCCTCGTGTCGGACCGCAGCCACGACGACATCATCACACGCATGAAGAACATAGAATGCATCGAGCTGGGCCGGCACCGCCTGAAGCCCTGGTACTTCTCACCCTACCCGCAGGAGCTCACCACCCTGCCTGTGCTGTACCTCTGCGAGTTCTGCCTCAAATACGTCAAAAGCCTCAAGTGCCTGCAGAGGCACCTA ACCAAGTGTGACCTGCGGCACCCGCCTGGGAATGAAATCTACCGCAAAGGCACCATCTCCTTCTTTGAGATCGATGGGCGCAAGAACAAG AGCTACTCACAGAACCTCTGCCTGCTGGCGAAGTGCTTCCTGGACCACAAGACCCTGTACTATGATACTGACCCCTTCCTCTTCTACGTCATGACCGAGTACGACTGCAAGGGCTTCCACATCGTGGGCTATTTCTCCAAG GAGAAGGAGTCAACAGAAGACtataatgtggcctgcatcttgacCCTGCCCCCATACCAGAGACGAGGCTATGGCAAGCTGCTCATTGAATTCA gcTACGAGCTCTCCAAGGTGGAAGGGAAGACAGGGACACCAGAGAAGCCACTCTCAGATCTCGGGCTCCTCTCCTACCGCAGCTACTGGTCCCAGACCATCCTGGAGATCCTCATGAACCTGAAGTCTGAGACCGGGGAGCGCCCACAAATCACCATCAA CGAAATCAGTGAGATCACCAGCATCAAGAAGGAGGACGTGATCTCCACGCTGCAGTACCTGAACCTCATAAATTACTACAAG ggccagtacATTCTGACGCTCTCAGAGGACATAGTGGATGGGCACGAGCGGGCAATGCTGAAGCGGATCCTGCGCATTGACTCCAAGTGTCTGCACTTCACCCCCAAGGACTGGAGCAAGAGGGGCAAGTGGTGA
- the KAT5 gene encoding histone acetyltransferase KAT5 isoform X1 → MLSGPEVTMTDRKDPTRSRKCPGAGNGREGHAPRRASKMAEVGEVTEGCRLPVLRRNQDNEDEWPLAEILSVKDISGRKLFYVHYIDFNKRLDEWVTHDRLDLKKIQFPKKEAKTPTKNGLPGSRPGSPEREVRKTLDLSLQPASTPASGKTLPIPVQITLRFNLPKEREAVPGEPDQPLSSSSCVQPNHRTTMRSCPRGGCCAGAEDCEALQHPMRMNHCLGLFQKRKVEVVSPATPVPASTETTQASVFPQNGSARRAVAAQPGRKRKSNCLGTDEDSQDSSDGIPSAPRMTGSLVSDRSHDDIITRMKNIECIELGRHRLKPWYFSPYPQELTTLPVLYLCEFCLKYVKSLKCLQRHLTKCDLRHPPGNEIYRKGTISFFEIDGRKNKSYSQNLCLLAKCFLDHKTLYYDTDPFLFYVMTEYDCKGFHIVGYFSKEKESTEDYNVACILTLPPYQRRGYGKLLIEFSYELSKVEGKTGTPEKPLSDLGLLSYRSYWSQTILEILMNLKSETGERPQITINEISEITSIKKEDVISTLQYLNLINYYKGQYILTLSEDIVDGHERAMLKRILRIDSKCLHFTPKDWSKRGKW, encoded by the exons ATGTTGAGTGGGCCGGAAGTAACTATGACAGACCGGAAGGACCCTACGCGATCCCGGAAGTGTCCCGGCGCGGGGAACGGAAGAGAAGGCCACGCTCCCCGGCGAGCATCCAAGATGGCGGAGGTG GGGGAGGTGACCGAGGGCTGCCGCCTGCCCGTGTTGCGTCGCAACCAGGACAACGAAGATGAATGGC ccctggctgAAATCCTCAGTGTTAAGGACATCAGTGGCCGGAAGCTTTTTTACGTGCATTACATTGATT TTAACAAGCGTCTGGACGAATGGGTGACCCATGACCGGCTGGACCTGAAGAAGATCCAGTTCCCCAAGAAGGAAGCCAAGACTCCCACCAAGAATGGgctgcctggctcccggcccgGCTCCCCAGAGCGGGAAGTG AGGAAGACCTTGGATCTGTCTCTACAACCTGCCTCAACTCCAGCCAGCGGTAAAACCCTGCCCATCCCAGTGCAGATAACGCTCCGCTTTAATCTACCCAAGGAGAGGGAGGCTGTTCCCGGGGAGCCCGACCAacccctctcctccagctcctgtgTCCAGCCGAACCATCGGACAACG ATGAGAAGCTGCCCCCGTGGGGGATGCTGTGCAGGGGCGGAGGACTGTGAAGCTTTGCAGCATCCCATGAGGATGAACCATTGTTTGGGTCTGTTTCAGAAGCGGAAGGTGGAGGTGGTTTCCCCAGCAACCCCCGTCCCTGCTTCCACAGAGACCACTCAAGCCTCTGTGTTCCCCCAG AACGGCTCAGCCAGGAGAGCCGTGGCTGCCCAGCCTGGCAGGAAGAGGAAATCCAACTGCTTGGGCACAGATGAG GACTCTCAGGACAGCTCTGACGGCATCCCCTCAGCCCCGCGCATGACGGGCAGCCTCGTGTCGGACCGCAGCCACGACGACATCATCACACGCATGAAGAACATAGAATGCATCGAGCTGGGCCGGCACCGCCTGAAGCCCTGGTACTTCTCACCCTACCCGCAGGAGCTCACCACCCTGCCTGTGCTGTACCTCTGCGAGTTCTGCCTCAAATACGTCAAAAGCCTCAAGTGCCTGCAGAGGCACCTA ACCAAGTGTGACCTGCGGCACCCGCCTGGGAATGAAATCTACCGCAAAGGCACCATCTCCTTCTTTGAGATCGATGGGCGCAAGAACAAG AGCTACTCACAGAACCTCTGCCTGCTGGCGAAGTGCTTCCTGGACCACAAGACCCTGTACTATGATACTGACCCCTTCCTCTTCTACGTCATGACCGAGTACGACTGCAAGGGCTTCCACATCGTGGGCTATTTCTCCAAG GAGAAGGAGTCAACAGAAGACtataatgtggcctgcatcttgacCCTGCCCCCATACCAGAGACGAGGCTATGGCAAGCTGCTCATTGAATTCA gcTACGAGCTCTCCAAGGTGGAAGGGAAGACAGGGACACCAGAGAAGCCACTCTCAGATCTCGGGCTCCTCTCCTACCGCAGCTACTGGTCCCAGACCATCCTGGAGATCCTCATGAACCTGAAGTCTGAGACCGGGGAGCGCCCACAAATCACCATCAA CGAAATCAGTGAGATCACCAGCATCAAGAAGGAGGACGTGATCTCCACGCTGCAGTACCTGAACCTCATAAATTACTACAAG ggccagtacATTCTGACGCTCTCAGAGGACATAGTGGATGGGCACGAGCGGGCAATGCTGAAGCGGATCCTGCGCATTGACTCCAAGTGTCTGCACTTCACCCCCAAGGACTGGAGCAAGAGGGGCAAGTGGTGA